In the genome of Mycobacteriales bacterium, one region contains:
- a CDS encoding helix-turn-helix transcriptional regulator — protein sequence MDRSFLLGIARRARGLTQVELAAISGTSQATLSQYERGLKSPSVKVASRILEAMGYEFTLRGHIDWVEHHPPGIVKFWAPNMLWAVEPPTCFARLNIPDEIRKTGMRSWNMRDRDERRGVYEQLIRRGMPHQMIRWMDGGLLVDLWDELDLPHPVRDAWAPAIRLATAPLELDGLRSIIFEDRFLAPRALIRDYQFIPAPPPPPPRRQRRTRFDPRPLPPEDQIARPGPPDDGTGGR from the coding sequence ATGGATCGCTCGTTCCTCCTGGGAATCGCGCGCCGGGCGAGGGGCCTGACGCAGGTCGAGCTCGCTGCCATCTCGGGTACGTCGCAGGCGACGCTGTCGCAGTACGAGCGCGGGCTGAAGTCGCCGTCCGTGAAGGTCGCCTCGCGAATCCTCGAGGCGATGGGCTACGAGTTCACGCTGCGAGGGCACATCGACTGGGTCGAGCACCACCCGCCCGGCATCGTGAAGTTCTGGGCGCCGAACATGTTGTGGGCCGTCGAGCCGCCGACCTGCTTCGCGAGGCTAAACATCCCCGACGAGATCCGGAAGACCGGCATGCGCTCGTGGAACATGCGCGACAGGGACGAGCGGCGCGGTGTCTACGAGCAGCTGATTCGCCGCGGAATGCCCCATCAGATGATCCGCTGGATGGACGGGGGCCTGCTGGTCGACCTCTGGGACGAGCTCGACCTGCCCCACCCGGTGCGCGACGCCTGGGCTCCGGCAATCCGGCTGGCCACAGCTCCGCTGGAGCTCGACGGGCTGCGGTCGATCATCTTCGAGGACCGGTTCCTCGCGCCGCGGGCCCTGATCCGCGATTACCAGTTCATTCCGGCGCCGCCTCCGCCACCGCCGCGTCGGCAGCGAAGGACACGGTTCGACCCGCGGCCTCTGCCGCCGGAGGATCAGATCGCGAGACCCGGCCCGCCCGACGACGGCACTGGTGGCCGATAG